The following proteins are encoded in a genomic region of Sulfurimonas sp. HSL3-7:
- a CDS encoding M15 family metallopeptidase produces the protein MKALLFILLTLTLFGNDKAQRFVNVNTLIPSIHFDMRYASNENFVGQAIEGYDDPICYLTKEAALALQKAQSDLQREGYRLHIFDCFRPQRAVDHFVRWAKDLNDTRMKETYYPHVDKEVLFERGYIAARSGHSRGSTIDLTIEKLDMGTPFDFFDPRSHTHSEAVTKKQHQNRMKLKKIMERNGYVNYAEEWWHFTLKDEPFKTTYFDFKIAAAQQD, from the coding sequence ATGAAAGCACTCCTATTTATTCTACTTACCCTGACACTTTTCGGAAATGATAAAGCGCAGCGCTTTGTCAACGTCAACACCCTGATCCCCTCTATCCATTTTGATATGCGCTATGCGTCTAATGAGAACTTTGTCGGCCAAGCGATAGAAGGCTATGACGATCCCATATGCTACCTTACGAAAGAGGCTGCCCTTGCACTGCAGAAGGCACAAAGTGACCTGCAGAGAGAGGGATATCGTCTCCACATCTTCGACTGCTTCCGCCCGCAGCGTGCCGTCGATCACTTTGTCCGCTGGGCCAAGGATCTAAACGATACCAGGATGAAAGAGACCTACTATCCCCATGTCGATAAAGAAGTGCTTTTCGAGCGGGGCTACATTGCCGCCAGGTCAGGCCACAGCAGGGGAAGCACAATTGACCTTACTATCGAAAAACTTGACATGGGGACCCCCTTCGACTTTTTCGATCCCCGCTCGCATACCCATTCCGAAGCGGTCACGAAAAAGCAGCATCAGAACCGGATGAAACTCAAGAAGATAATGGAGAGAAACGGCTATGTGAACTACGCCGAGGAGTGGTGGCACTTCACACTGAAAGATGAGCCGTTCAAAACGACCTATTTCGACTTCAAGATCGCAGCAGCACAGCAGGACTAA